A genomic region of Candidatus Eisenbacteria bacterium contains the following coding sequences:
- a CDS encoding 6-phosphofructokinase has translation MSTQTSVEPEVSVKPKVRCVGVLTAGGDCPGLNAVIRAVYKTAHFRYGMDVIGIEDGFKGALENRTRPLTMDNVRGILPLGGTILGSSNRDDPFRVPHLAGGQKTYEDRSDDVLDNLQRLGIQALIAVGGDGTLTMASKLARKGLQVVGVPKTIDNDLSATDVTFGFDSALRIATQAVDMLHTTAEAHHRVMVVEVMGRYAGWIALESAMAGGADIVLIPEIPFRLEKVYEQIRDRLRRGSRFSIVVVGEGAKPAGGTEIVQKRIEDSTDPVRLGGIGNWLARQIEDSTEIETRVTVLGHLQRSGPPTPFDRVLGTRLGVMAADLVARGEFGRMASLRGTEIVSVPLEDAVEKPRNVDPDGSMVRAARAVGMTFGD, from the coding sequence ATGAGCACCCAGACCTCCGTCGAACCCGAGGTGTCCGTGAAGCCCAAGGTGCGCTGCGTGGGTGTCCTCACCGCCGGCGGTGACTGTCCCGGCCTGAACGCGGTGATCCGCGCCGTGTACAAGACGGCGCACTTCCGCTACGGCATGGACGTGATCGGCATCGAGGACGGATTCAAGGGCGCGCTCGAGAACCGGACCCGTCCCCTCACCATGGACAACGTGCGCGGCATCCTGCCGCTGGGGGGCACCATCCTCGGCAGCAGCAACCGCGACGACCCCTTCCGCGTGCCGCACCTGGCGGGCGGCCAGAAGACCTACGAGGACCGCTCCGACGACGTGCTCGACAACCTGCAGCGACTGGGCATCCAGGCCCTGATCGCCGTGGGCGGAGACGGCACGCTGACCATGGCCAGCAAGCTGGCGCGCAAGGGCCTGCAGGTGGTGGGGGTGCCCAAGACCATCGACAACGACCTCTCCGCCACGGACGTGACGTTCGGATTCGACTCCGCCCTGCGCATCGCCACGCAGGCGGTGGACATGCTGCACACCACCGCCGAGGCGCACCACCGTGTGATGGTGGTCGAGGTGATGGGCCGCTACGCCGGCTGGATCGCGCTGGAGTCGGCCATGGCCGGGGGCGCGGACATCGTGCTGATCCCGGAGATCCCGTTCCGGCTCGAGAAGGTCTACGAGCAGATCCGCGACCGGCTGCGCCGCGGCAGCAGGTTTTCCATCGTCGTCGTGGGCGAGGGCGCCAAGCCCGCGGGCGGCACCGAGATCGTGCAGAAGCGGATCGAGGACAGCACCGACCCGGTGCGCCTGGGCGGCATCGGCAACTGGCTGGCCCGCCAGATCGAGGATTCCACCGAGATCGAGACGCGCGTCACCGTGCTGGGGCACCTGCAGCGCAGCGGCCCCCCCACGCCCTTCGACCGGGTGCTGGGAACGCGCCTCGGGGTGATGGCGGCGGACCTGGTGGCCCGCGGCGAGTTCGGGAGGATGGCCTCGCTGCGTGGAACGGAGATCGTCTCGGTGCCGCTGGAGGACGCCGTGGAGAAGCCGCGCAACGTGGACCCGGACGGCTCCATGGTGCGCGCCGCGCGGGCGGTGGGGATGACGTTCGGAGATTAG
- the mscL gene encoding large conductance mechanosensitive channel protein MscL: protein MVGEFKKFLLQTNALALAIGVIIGAAVGKVVSSLVADILMPVIGLLIPGGAWREMEFVLSHKPDGSVANAIKYGSFLGGVVDFVIISFVVFMITKSLLKPAPAPAGPAMKTCPQCGESILAAAKKCRYCQSAQG, encoded by the coding sequence ATGGTTGGCGAGTTCAAGAAGTTCCTGCTCCAGACCAACGCACTCGCACTCGCGATCGGTGTGATCATCGGTGCCGCCGTCGGCAAGGTGGTGTCCTCGCTGGTGGCGGACATCCTGATGCCCGTGATCGGGCTGCTCATCCCCGGCGGCGCGTGGCGCGAGATGGAATTCGTGCTCAGCCACAAGCCCGACGGTTCCGTGGCCAACGCCATCAAGTACGGCTCGTTCCTGGGTGGTGTGGTGGACTTCGTGATCATCTCGTTCGTGGTATTCATGATCACCAAGTCGCTGCTCAAGCCCGCGCCCGCGCCCGCCGGCCCGGCGATGAAGACCTGCCCGCAGTGCGGCGAGAGTATCCTGGCGGCGGCGAAGAAGTGCCGCTACTGCCAGAGCGCACAGGGATAG
- a CDS encoding aminotransferase class V-fold PLP-dependent enzyme has product MSSPAAATPFDPLLRARAEFPILSHTVYMVSHSLGAMPRGVRDAMLEFSDLWAARGVRAWEEAWWQLSEETGDLLAPLIGAEKGSVVMLPNVTTAEAVVLSALDYPSGRNGLVHTAMDFPSLLYLYQGEARRGAKLVRVESPDGISVPAERIVQAMDHTTRVVAISHVLFRSAYVVDVEPVIRRAREVGALVMLDAYQSVGTLPIDVRAWDLDILVGGSVKWLCGGPGAGYLYVKPGLRERFAPAFTGWMAHRRPFAFEARMEYADNPYRFLNGTPHVPCLYAARPGYRIVNRLGVPVIRARSRLMTARMMELAAELGIPTRTPGDPERRGGTVTFAVPRPERVAGELIRREVLVDARPDAGVRMAPHFYTTDSEIDEAMTQLKRVSDEVVR; this is encoded by the coding sequence ATGTCATCTCCCGCCGCCGCCACCCCCTTCGACCCGCTGCTGCGGGCGCGCGCGGAATTTCCCATTCTCTCGCACACCGTGTACATGGTGAGCCACTCGCTCGGCGCCATGCCGCGCGGCGTGCGCGACGCCATGCTCGAGTTCTCGGACCTGTGGGCCGCCCGGGGCGTGCGCGCGTGGGAGGAAGCCTGGTGGCAGCTGTCCGAGGAGACCGGCGACCTGCTGGCGCCGCTGATCGGGGCGGAGAAGGGCAGCGTGGTGATGCTGCCCAACGTGACCACCGCCGAGGCCGTGGTGCTCTCGGCGCTCGACTATCCCTCGGGGCGCAACGGCCTGGTGCACACCGCGATGGACTTCCCGTCCCTGCTCTACCTGTACCAGGGCGAGGCGCGACGGGGTGCGAAGCTGGTGCGCGTGGAATCTCCCGACGGCATCTCGGTGCCCGCGGAGCGGATCGTGCAGGCCATGGACCACACCACCCGCGTGGTGGCCATCTCCCACGTGTTGTTCCGCAGCGCCTACGTGGTGGACGTGGAGCCGGTGATCCGCCGTGCGCGGGAAGTGGGTGCGCTGGTGATGCTGGACGCCTACCAGTCGGTGGGCACGTTGCCCATCGACGTGCGCGCCTGGGACCTCGACATCCTGGTGGGCGGCTCGGTGAAGTGGCTGTGCGGCGGGCCCGGCGCGGGCTACCTGTACGTGAAGCCGGGACTGCGCGAGCGCTTCGCGCCGGCCTTCACCGGCTGGATGGCGCACCGGCGGCCCTTCGCCTTCGAGGCGCGCATGGAGTACGCGGACAACCCGTACCGCTTCCTGAACGGCACGCCGCACGTGCCGTGCCTGTACGCGGCGCGGCCCGGATACCGGATCGTGAACCGCCTCGGGGTGCCCGTCATCCGCGCACGCAGCCGCCTCATGACCGCGCGCATGATGGAACTCGCCGCGGAGCTGGGCATTCCCACGCGCACGCCGGGCGATCCCGAACGCCGCGGCGGCACGGTGACCTTCGCCGTGCCCCGGCCGGAGCGGGTGGCCGGGGAACTGATCCGCCGCGAGGTCCTGGTGGACGCCCGCCCCGACGCCGGCGTGCGCATGGCGCCGCACTTCTATACCACCGACTCGGAGATCGACGAGGCGATGACCCAGCTCAAGCGCGTCTCGGACGAGGTGGTCCGGTGA
- a CDS encoding LOG family protein, translating into MSRIIAVYGSSTVAADSPESRLAHEVGRLLAEAGAVVMNGGYGGVMEAVSRAAGECGGRVVGVTVDSFEGRTPNPYLSVEEPTPDLFERLRVLTEEPDGFLVLPGGIGTAAELFLVWNLLWMKLRKPAPVVVLGNALEKALAGPANPLGIPAEQLRLIQFAGTPADAVARVLEEPR; encoded by the coding sequence GTGAGCCGGATCATCGCGGTCTACGGCAGTTCCACGGTGGCCGCCGACTCGCCCGAGTCGCGGCTGGCGCACGAGGTGGGCCGGCTTCTCGCGGAAGCCGGCGCCGTGGTGATGAACGGCGGCTACGGCGGCGTGATGGAGGCGGTGAGCCGCGCCGCGGGCGAATGCGGCGGCCGGGTGGTGGGAGTGACGGTGGACTCGTTCGAGGGCCGCACGCCGAACCCGTACCTGAGCGTGGAGGAGCCCACGCCGGACCTCTTCGAGCGGCTGCGGGTGCTCACCGAGGAGCCCGATGGCTTCCTGGTGCTGCCCGGCGGGATCGGCACCGCCGCGGAGCTCTTCCTGGTGTGGAACCTGCTGTGGATGAAACTGCGCAAGCCGGCGCCCGTGGTGGTGCTCGGCAACGCGCTGGAGAAGGCGCTGGCCGGGCCCGCCAACCCGCTGGGGATCCCCGCGGAGCAGCTGCGGCTCATCCAGTTCGCGGGCACCCCCGCCGACGCCGTGGCTCGGGTGCTGGAGGAGCCGCGGTGA
- a CDS encoding cyclase family protein, with protein sequence MKIHDISPPVSVNTAVWPGDVPLSVHRTLSRERGDAVNVTEIRGTVHLGAHADGAMHFLDAGRDIGRAPLEPYLGPALVVDVGAVPEVRPEHLAAVPWARTRRLLIRTTRAFRPAQFDENFPCLADGAGEFLASRGIVLVGVDVPSVDAFRSRTMANHVALLNGGVAILENLDLSHVEPGEYELIALPLRLMDVDASPVRAVLVER encoded by the coding sequence GTGAAGATCCACGACATCAGCCCCCCGGTCTCGGTGAACACCGCCGTGTGGCCCGGCGACGTGCCTCTCTCCGTGCATCGCACCCTGAGCCGCGAGCGCGGCGATGCGGTGAACGTGACCGAGATCCGCGGCACCGTGCACCTGGGCGCGCACGCCGACGGCGCGATGCACTTCCTGGACGCGGGCCGCGACATCGGACGCGCGCCGCTGGAGCCCTACCTGGGCCCGGCGCTGGTCGTGGACGTGGGCGCGGTCCCGGAGGTGCGGCCGGAGCACCTGGCCGCGGTGCCGTGGGCCCGCACCCGGCGGCTGCTGATCCGCACCACGCGTGCCTTCCGCCCCGCGCAGTTCGACGAGAACTTCCCCTGCCTGGCCGACGGTGCCGGCGAGTTTCTGGCCTCCCGCGGCATCGTCCTGGTGGGCGTGGACGTGCCCTCCGTGGATGCGTTCCGCAGCAGGACCATGGCCAACCACGTCGCGCTGCTGAACGGCGGCGTGGCGATCCTCGAGAACCTGGACCTGTCGCACGTGGAGCCGGGCGAGTACGAGCTGATCGCGCTGCCGCTGCGTCTCATGGACGTGGACGCCAGCCCGGTGCGCGCGGTCCTGGTGGAGCGGTAG
- a CDS encoding sigma 54-interacting transcriptional regulator: protein MSNTLRPKTLGQLKASGYTARGVKEEIRGNLVRTLRRGEELFPGIVGYEDTVVPQLVNAVLARHDFILLGLRGQAKTRILRAMVNFLDEAVPVVPGAPLNDDPMEPVSSEARRRVFEEGDDLAIEWLERDARYQEKLATPDVTIADLIGDLDPIKAASLKLAYSDERVIHYGIIPRTNRGIFAINELPDLQPRIQVGLLNILEERDFQIRGFPVRIPLDVQMVFSANPEDYTNRGNIITPLRDRIQSQILTHYPRSIEEGMKITQQEAWLERGDHRVDVPRFLREVIEEVAVQARESEYVDQNSGVSARMTIALAETVVSNAEQRAIKLGSPCAMARVCDLAAAVSAVSGKVELVLEGEQEGPLNVARHLIGRGLKSYFARTFPSAFPKKRRGQQAAEEGLANSEYKEIVEWFAAGHSVEVADDSTDAQFLEALDTVKGLRRVATKHLKPAGDAELAVAMEFALEGLHQHSILTRDRVDGRSVTYRDMFKSMFSSLGGGDEA, encoded by the coding sequence ATGTCGAACACGTTGCGACCCAAGACCTTGGGCCAGCTGAAGGCCTCCGGCTACACCGCCCGGGGCGTGAAGGAAGAAATCCGCGGCAACCTGGTGCGCACGCTCCGCCGCGGCGAAGAGCTGTTCCCCGGCATCGTCGGCTACGAGGACACCGTCGTCCCGCAACTGGTCAACGCCGTCCTGGCGCGCCACGACTTCATCCTGCTGGGGCTGCGCGGGCAGGCCAAGACCCGCATCCTGCGCGCGATGGTGAACTTCCTGGACGAGGCGGTGCCGGTGGTCCCCGGAGCGCCGCTCAACGACGATCCCATGGAGCCCGTCTCCTCCGAGGCCCGGCGCCGCGTGTTCGAGGAGGGCGACGACCTGGCCATCGAGTGGCTGGAGCGCGACGCGCGCTACCAGGAGAAACTGGCCACGCCAGACGTGACCATCGCCGACCTGATCGGCGACCTGGACCCCATCAAGGCGGCCTCGCTCAAGCTCGCCTACAGCGACGAGCGGGTGATCCACTACGGCATCATCCCGCGCACCAACCGCGGCATCTTCGCCATCAACGAGCTGCCGGACCTGCAGCCGCGCATCCAGGTGGGGCTGCTGAACATCCTCGAGGAGCGCGACTTCCAGATCCGCGGCTTCCCGGTGCGCATTCCCCTGGACGTGCAGATGGTGTTCAGCGCCAACCCGGAGGACTACACCAACCGCGGCAACATCATCACCCCGCTGCGGGACCGCATCCAGAGCCAGATCCTCACGCACTACCCCCGCAGCATCGAGGAAGGCATGAAGATCACGCAGCAGGAGGCGTGGTTGGAGCGCGGCGACCACCGCGTGGACGTGCCGCGGTTCCTGCGCGAGGTGATCGAGGAGGTCGCGGTGCAGGCGCGCGAGAGCGAGTACGTGGACCAGAACTCGGGAGTCTCGGCGCGCATGACCATCGCGCTGGCGGAGACGGTGGTGTCCAACGCCGAGCAACGCGCCATCAAGCTGGGCTCGCCGTGCGCCATGGCCCGGGTGTGCGACCTGGCGGCCGCGGTCTCGGCCGTCTCGGGCAAGGTGGAGCTGGTGCTGGAAGGGGAGCAGGAAGGCCCGCTCAACGTGGCCCGCCACCTGATCGGCCGAGGGCTCAAGAGCTACTTCGCGCGGACCTTTCCCAGCGCGTTCCCGAAGAAGCGCCGCGGACAGCAGGCGGCCGAGGAGGGCCTGGCGAACTCGGAGTACAAGGAAATCGTGGAGTGGTTTGCCGCCGGGCACAGCGTGGAGGTGGCCGATGACTCCACCGACGCCCAGTTCCTCGAGGCACTGGACACGGTGAAGGGCCTGCGCCGCGTGGCCACGAAGCACCTCAAGCCCGCCGGCGACGCGGAGCTGGCCGTGGCGATGGAGTTCGCGCTCGAGGGGCTGCACCAGCACAGCATCCTGACCCGCGACCGCGTGGACGGGCGCTCGGTCACCTACCGCGACATGTTCAAGTCCATGTTCTCCAGCCTGGGCGGAGGCGATGAGGCTTAG
- a CDS encoding VWA domain-containing protein, with protein MRLRYSRWSGDRRLTPEFFKALLRIYNDLLLQVSGDVEEALRWMEQAGREYGFFDDKFGIEEFKKLLQEGGMVRPATGGGYEVTSRGERAIRKSALNDIFSTAEKGPSGDHRTPAAGAGQERLPESRPYQFGDRLSDLDVNTTLHNAVRRGGLDDLSLAEDDLAIHETEHLTNCSTVLLVDVSHSMILYGEDRITPAKRVALALAELITTQYPKDSLRVVLFGDDATEVPLRQLPYVTVGPYHTNTRAGLMLAQRLLAKDRQPNKQIFMITDGKPSCMWENGRLYKNAFGLDPRIVNKTLEQAGLCRRKGIEISTFMLAEHHELVGFVDRLTRINRGRAYFSDLEKLGSYVLVDYARNRKRRTK; from the coding sequence ATGAGGCTTAGATACTCGCGCTGGTCCGGCGACCGCCGGCTCACGCCGGAGTTCTTCAAGGCGCTGCTGCGCATCTACAACGACCTGCTGCTCCAGGTGAGCGGGGACGTGGAGGAGGCGCTGCGCTGGATGGAGCAGGCCGGCCGCGAATACGGCTTCTTCGACGACAAGTTCGGCATCGAGGAATTCAAGAAGCTCTTGCAGGAGGGCGGCATGGTGCGCCCCGCCACGGGCGGGGGCTACGAGGTGACTTCCCGCGGCGAGCGCGCCATCCGCAAGTCGGCGCTCAACGACATCTTCTCCACCGCGGAGAAGGGGCCCTCCGGTGACCACCGCACCCCGGCCGCGGGGGCGGGGCAGGAGCGCCTGCCGGAGTCGCGCCCGTACCAGTTCGGCGACCGGCTCTCGGACCTCGACGTGAACACCACGCTGCACAACGCGGTGCGCCGCGGGGGCCTGGACGACCTCTCGCTGGCGGAGGACGACCTGGCCATCCACGAGACCGAGCACCTGACGAACTGCTCCACGGTGCTGCTGGTGGACGTGAGCCACAGCATGATCCTCTACGGAGAGGACCGCATCACCCCCGCCAAGCGCGTGGCGCTGGCGCTGGCCGAGCTGATCACCACGCAGTATCCCAAGGACTCGCTGCGCGTGGTGCTGTTCGGCGACGACGCCACCGAGGTGCCGCTGCGGCAGCTGCCGTATGTGACCGTGGGCCCGTACCACACCAATACCCGCGCGGGCCTGATGCTGGCGCAGCGGCTGCTGGCGAAGGACCGCCAGCCCAACAAGCAGATCTTCATGATCACCGACGGCAAGCCCAGCTGCATGTGGGAGAACGGCCGGCTGTACAAGAACGCCTTCGGGCTGGACCCCCGGATCGTCAACAAGACCCTGGAGCAGGCCGGGCTGTGCCGGCGCAAGGGGATCGAGATCTCGACCTTCATGCTGGCGGAACACCACGAACTGGTGGGCTTCGTGGACAGGCTCACCCGCATCAACCGCGGGCGGGCGTACTTCTCCGATCTCGAGAAGCTGGGCTCGTACGTGCTGGTGGACTACGCGAGGAACCGGAAGCGGCGGACGAAGTGA
- a CDS encoding pyroglutamyl-peptidase I: MSILISGFGPFPGFAINPSQKLVESLLAAPPAGVPLAGIILPVKYGEAPRLLLEKVAAVRPSAVVSFGVATGSDDIRLERIGINWDESTVPDGTGDTPGGRRIAPDGPDGFFSTLPLARMLAALEGHELPARISNSAGTYLCNHLMYCTLLALESGSGSGAPPGAGGSTAIPAGFVHIPPAREWNPGPTARPFAAIRGAALRVLGELA, translated from the coding sequence ATGAGCATCCTCATCTCCGGTTTTGGCCCGTTTCCCGGCTTCGCGATCAACCCCTCCCAGAAGCTGGTGGAATCCCTGCTGGCCGCCCCGCCCGCGGGCGTGCCGCTGGCGGGGATCATCCTGCCGGTGAAGTACGGCGAGGCCCCGCGGCTGCTGCTGGAGAAGGTGGCGGCGGTGCGCCCCTCCGCGGTGGTGAGCTTCGGCGTGGCCACCGGCTCGGACGACATCCGCCTCGAGCGCATCGGCATCAACTGGGACGAGTCCACGGTGCCCGACGGCACCGGCGACACCCCGGGCGGCCGGCGCATTGCGCCCGACGGCCCGGACGGCTTCTTCTCCACGCTCCCCCTGGCGCGCATGCTGGCCGCCTTGGAAGGTCACGAACTCCCCGCGCGCATCTCCAACAGCGCGGGGACGTACCTGTGCAATCACCTGATGTACTGCACGCTGCTGGCGCTGGAAAGCGGATCTGGATCGGGCGCGCCTCCAGGTGCCGGAGGATCCACCGCCATCCCGGCGGGCTTTGTCCACATCCCACCGGCGCGGGAATGGAATCCCGGCCCCACGGCGAGGCCGTTCGCCGCGATCCGCGGTGCGGCGCTGAGAGTGCTGGGGGAGCTGGCGTAG
- the thyX gene encoding FAD-dependent thymidylate synthase — MPTQNETEQSAGARAPLRVLHEPEVYLVGRQVVDDSEIQRFLDDHQATWSTDTEVGAEALAEAGGRLCYMSFGKGRKTNREFLEHIVEVGHGSVLEHAVWNFVFTGVSRSLTHELIRHRAGFGYSQLSQRYVNESEAPFIQPDCIAADPALDALWREAVDGARRAYDALVAGLERKFSDVEDRTLRRKMARQAARSVLPNATETRIFVTANARALRHFIEMRGSVAADEEIRKLALKVLAIMQGESPNLFGDYRIETLPDGTRVASTPHGKV, encoded by the coding sequence ATGCCGACCCAGAACGAGACGGAACAGTCAGCCGGCGCGCGCGCCCCGCTGCGCGTCCTCCACGAGCCCGAGGTCTACCTCGTGGGCCGCCAGGTCGTCGATGACTCCGAGATCCAGCGCTTTCTCGACGACCACCAGGCCACCTGGTCCACCGACACCGAGGTCGGCGCCGAGGCGCTGGCCGAGGCCGGCGGGCGGCTGTGCTACATGAGCTTCGGCAAGGGCCGCAAGACCAACCGCGAGTTCCTGGAGCACATCGTGGAGGTGGGCCACGGCAGCGTGCTGGAGCACGCGGTGTGGAACTTCGTGTTCACCGGCGTGTCGCGCTCGCTCACCCACGAGCTGATCCGCCACCGCGCCGGGTTCGGCTACTCGCAACTGAGCCAGCGCTACGTGAACGAGAGCGAGGCACCGTTCATCCAGCCCGACTGCATCGCCGCCGACCCGGCGCTGGACGCGCTGTGGCGCGAGGCCGTGGATGGCGCGCGCCGCGCCTACGACGCGCTGGTGGCCGGCCTCGAAAGGAAGTTCTCCGACGTGGAGGACCGTACCCTCCGCCGCAAGATGGCCCGCCAGGCCGCGCGCAGCGTGCTGCCCAACGCCACCGAGACACGCATCTTCGTCACCGCCAACGCCCGCGCGCTGCGCCATTTCATCGAGATGCGCGGCAGCGTGGCGGCCGACGAGGAGATCCGCAAGCTGGCCCTGAAGGTGCTCGCCATCATGCAAGGCGAGTCCCCCAACCTCTTCGGTGATTACCGCATCGAGACGCTTCCCGACGGCACCCGGGTGGCGTCCACCCCGCACGGCAAGGTCTGA